The following proteins are co-located in the Triticum aestivum cultivar Chinese Spring chromosome 1A, IWGSC CS RefSeq v2.1, whole genome shotgun sequence genome:
- the LOC123181562 gene encoding uncharacterized protein has protein sequence MDSKKVITAANHLTNDLVVEILSRVLFKTFCRIKCVCKAWLAFPFDPHYNRKLPKIPTGVLCKGHNGSSIQVVNMSPDDKKIDGTLRFIPHHEQLQVVDCSNGLVLCRYKSFYTFGNTCRFIVCNPATQEWRALPVSNTNNHPYVSNYSRCTTFLTFDPSWSPQFYVFNFLQNAKGRPMGIRKLEVFSSELFTWLVDDAWSSDHRLRFKNPHSFVGGVLHVQTNKTNEILVVQGLEAMSSAVVPCHYIIRPPENCLGGCFGQSLGVLQWACPEESGHVIKIFHLDAYRPCKWSLKHRLRIRDAFERDDFVPIEEYLQWLCDFEIVALDFERGVIFLFEKYEKKLLWYNINTGKLNEIKDDRFTHGCEYYSYVACYSKLPA, from the coding sequence ATGGATTCTAAGAAGGTGATTACTGCTGCTAATCATCTAACAAATGATCTAGTGGTGGAAATCCTCTCTCGGGTGCTGTTCAAGACTTTTTGCCGCATTAAATGTGTATGCAAGGCATGGCTCGCCTTCCCTTTTGATCCTCACTACAACCGGAAGCTGCCAAAAATTCCCACCGGTGTTTTGTGCAAAGGCCATAACGGGTCTTCTATCCAAGTTGTTAACATGTCCCCAGACGACAAGAAAATTGATGGAACTCTTAGATTCATACCACATCACGAGCAATTACAAGTTGTGGATTGTTCCAATGGCCTAGTCCTTTGCCGCTACAAGAGCTTCTATACTTTTGGAAATACTTGTCGCTTCATTGTGTGCAACCCAGCAACACAAGAGTGGAGAGCTCTTCCTGTTTCTAACACTAACAATCACCCATATGTCTCAAATTACTCCCGTTGTACAACTTTTCTCACCTTTGATCCGTCGTGGTCGCCACAGTTCTACGTCTTCAACTTTCTGCAGAATGCCAAAGGTCGGCCAATGGGTATAAGGAAACTTGAGGTGTTCTCTTCTGAACTTTTCACCTGGCTAGTGGATGATGCATGGAGCTCGGATCATAGGCTACGGTTTAAGAACCCACACAGTTTTGTAGGTGGTGTGTTGCATGTGCAGACCAACAAAACAAACGAGATTCTTGTGGTTCAAGGCCTGGAGGCAATGAGTTCTGCCGTGGTGCCTTGTCATTACATTATCCGGCCTCCAGAAAACTGTTTGGGTGGTTGCTTTGGCCAATCTTTGGGGGTCTTGCAGTGGGCATGTCCAGAGGAGAGTGGCCACGTAATTAAAATTTTCCACCTTGATGCTTATCGCCCTTGCAAGTGGTCTCTTAAGCATCGTCTTCGCATACGGGATGCATTTGAAAGGGACGACTTTGTTCCCATTGAAGAGTACCTACAGTGGTTATGTGATTTTGAGATTGTTGCTCTTGACTTTGAAAGGGGTGTTATCTTCCTCTTCGAGAAGTACGAAAAAAAGCTTTTGTGGTATAACATCAACACTGGGAAGCTTAATGAGATCAAAGATGATCGGTTCACCCATGGATGTGAGTACTATTCTTATGTGGCATGCTACTCAAAGCTTCCGGCCTGA
- the LOC123181573 gene encoding F-box protein At5g49610, giving the protein MDSKKVFVVTSLTDDLVVEILSRVPFKSFCRFKCVCKAWLAFSSDPHYQQKLLKVPTGLLHKPQWISDLQLLSLPGKDEEIDAALTFVPHYKRLELVDCCSGLILCRYKSFYTSLEMGRFIVCNPATRAWRTVRAPESHPHPLESDGSHCRTFLAFDPSWSAHFYIINIQENADGWAFKLYVFSSELSTWLVDGTWSFNPRRLNNKPHNFIGGVLHVQTIIRDILVVEGLEAISYGMRPNHYTIKLPNDCWDGCFGQSAGFLHYASPEDGGRTVAVFSVDAHRPCKWSLKHRLCMRDAFGRDIFSCREGYLCDFRIVAIDLERDVIFLFDMEARKLLSYNINTGKVSVIKDVWLYWFGDFYSYVACYSKLAG; this is encoded by the coding sequence ATGGATTCCAAGAAGGTGTTCGTTGTTACTAGTCTAACCGACGATCTTGTGGTCGAAATCCTCTCCCGGGTGCCGTTCAAATCTTTTTGCCGCTTCAAATGTGTCTGCAAGGCTTGGCTTGCCTTCTCCTCTGATCCACACTACCAACAGAAGCTGCTGAAAGTTCCCACTGGTCTTTTGCACAAACCACAGTGGATCTCTGATCTCCAGCTTCTTAGCCTCCCTGGGAAAGACGAGGAAATTGATGCAGCTCTTACGTTCGTGCCGCACTACAAGCGCTTAGAGCTTGTAGACTGTTGCAGTGGCCTGATTCTTTGCCGCTACAAGAGCTTCTATACTTCTCTAGAGATGGGCCGCTTCATTGTCTGCAACCCGGCAACACGAGCGTGGAGGACAGTCCGTGCTCCTGAATCTCACCCTCACCCACTTGAGTCAGATGGCTCCCACTGTAGAACCTTTTTGGCCTTCGATCCGTCATGGTCGGCACACTTCTATATCATCAACATTCAAGAGAATGCCGACGGTTGGGCATTCAAACTTTACGTGTTCTCTTCTGAACTATCCACGTGGCTTGTGGATGGTACATGGAGTTTTAATCCTAGGAGACTTAATAATAAACCACACAATTTTATTGGTGGAGTGTTGCATGTGCAGACCATTATTCGTGATATTCTTGTGGTTGAAGGCTTGGAGGCAATAAGTTATGGCATGCGGCCCAATCATTATACTATTAAGCTTCCAAATGACTGTTGGGATGGTTGCTTTGGCCAATCAGCGGGGTTCTTGCATTACGCGTCTCCAGAGGATGGTGGTCGTACAGTTGCAGTTTTCAGTGTTGATGCGCATCGTCCTTGCAAGTGGTCACTGAAGCATCGACTTTGTATGCGAGATGCATTTGGGAGAGACATCTTTTCTTGCAGAGAAGGGTATTTGTGTGACTTCCGGATCGTCGCAATTGACTTGGAGCGAGATGTTATCTTCCTTTTCGATATGGAGGCACGGAAGCTTTTGTCATACAACATCAACACTGGGAAAGTTAGTGTGATCAAAGATGTCTGGCTCTACTGGTTTGGGGACTTTTATTCTTATGTGGCATGTTACTCAAAGCTCGCTGGCTGA